The following proteins come from a genomic window of Prionailurus viverrinus isolate Anna chromosome D1, UM_Priviv_1.0, whole genome shotgun sequence:
- the TMEM134 gene encoding transmembrane protein 134 isoform X3, whose amino-acid sequence MLAAIAVTTAAQRHRYRLQEAPPDPPGSPRLPLPPALACHTPYHWIVAWSFLLVAPLGKGHEGRDLIRFSLWDSQYQAHSRCSVNVCRLTKGHTTEQRKISLQTFPRSCQVPCSENTELALILIAVGLEVAPSPGVSSAIFFVPGFLLLVPGVYHVIFIYCAVKGHRGFQFFYLPYFEK is encoded by the exons atgttagctgctataGCTGTCACCACCGCTGCTCAGCGTCATCGCTACcgcctccaggaagcccctccCGAtcccccaggctcccccaggcTCCCCCTGCCGCCTGCTCTGGCCTGCCACACCCCCTATCACTGGATCGTAGCTTGGAGTTTCTTGTTGGTTGCACCGCTAGGGAAGggccatgagggcagggacctcaTTCGCTTTTCCCTGTGGGATTCCCAGTaccaggcacacagcaggtgttCCGTAAATGTTTGTCGATTGACTAAAGGCCACACCACGGAGCAGAGGAAAATCTCACTTCAGACATTTCCCAGGTCCTGCCAGGTGCCCTGCTCTGAAAACACAGAGCTTG CGCTGATCCTGATCGCCGTGGGACTGGAGGTGGCCCCCTCGCCAG GTGTCTCCAGCGCCATCTTCTTCGTGCCCGGCTTCCTGCTGTTGGTCCCGGGAG tCTACCACGTGATCTTCATCTACTGCGCCGTCAAGGGCCACCGGGGCTTCCAGTTCTTCTACTTGCCCTATTTCGAGAAGTGA
- the CABP4 gene encoding calcium-binding protein 4 → MATEQAKGQRGPDPQKPPVEAVASGSGAEGLPLTRRRSKKDRGLRGSRKGAGGSEEQTPIPGPEAPGSSKSLSGNGEEQGGTGPAAPRPAGRRQSHRHRSGTQHDAAQKTYGPLLNRIFGKDRELGPEELDELQAAFEEFDTDRDGYIGYRELGTCMRTLGYMPTEMELIEVSQHVKMRMGGRVDFEEFVELMGPKLREETAHMLGVRELRIAFREFDRDRDGRITVAELRQAAPALLGEPLAGPELDEMLREVDLNGDGTVDFDGESPSQTTPHPSSSQDDPSASWDP, encoded by the exons ATGGCCACAGAACAGGCGAAGGGGCAGCGTGGCCCAGACCCCCAGAAGCCTCCTGTGGAGGCTGTGGCTTCCGGGAGCGGTGCTGAGGGCCTGCCCTTGACCAGGAGGAGGAGCAAGAAGGACAGGGGACTCCGAGGGTCCCGGAAGGGTGCTGGTGGCTCCGAGGAGCAGACCCCCATCCCTGGCCCCGAGGCCCCAGGGAGCAGCAAGAGCCTCTCTGGGAATGGAGAAGAGCAGGGGGGGACAGGCCCTGCAGCCCCCAGGCCAGCCGGTCGTCGCCAGTCTCACCGACACCGCTCTGGCACCCAGCACGATGCTGCCCAGAAGACATACGGGCCCCTGCTCAACCGCATCTTCGGGAAG GACCGCGAGCTGGGCCCCGAGGAGCTGGATG AGCTTCAGGCCGCCTTTGAAGAGTTTGACACTGACCGTGACGGCTACATCGGCTACCGGGAGCTGGGCACCTGCATGCGGACGCTGGGCTACATGCCCACTGAGATGGAACTCATCGAGGTCTCCCAGCACGTCAAGATGCGAA TGGGTGGCCGTGTGGACTTCGAGGAGTTTGTGGAATTGATGGGCCCAAAGCTGAGGGAGGAGACAGCACACATGTTGGGGGTGCGGGAGCTGCGCATCGCCTTCCGAGAG TTTGACAGGGACAGAGATGGACGAATTACAGTGGCAGAGCTGCGGCAGGCAGCACCTGCTCTGCTGGGGGAGCCGCTGGCGGGTCCTGAGCTGGACGAGATGCTCCGAGAAGTGGACCTCAACGGGGATGGCACCGTAGACTTTGACGGTGAGTCTCCTTCCCAGAcgaccccccacccctccagctccCAGGATGATCCCAGCGCGTCCTGGGATCCCTGA
- the GPR152 gene encoding probable G-protein coupled receptor 152 — protein sequence MTMAQRGTVTCLEVHSTLSHTQSLMISLVHQAPAPWPTAHWGPRTDTAMEANLGAAGHGPRTEPDDEDDYPQGGWDTVFLVALLLLGLPANGLMAWLAGSQARQGAGTRLALLLLSLALSDFLFLAAAAFQILEIQHGGHWPLGTAACRFYYFLWGVSYSSGLFLLAALSVDRCLLALCPRWYPGRRPARLPLWVCAGVWVLATLFSVPWLVFPEAAVWWYDLVICLDFWDGEELPLRMLEILGGFLPFLLLLVCHVLTQAAASRTCRRRRPRPTACRGFARVAKAILSAYVVLRLPYHLAQLLYLAFLWDVYPGYLLWEALVYSDYLTLLNSCLSPFLCLLASADLRALLRAVLSSFAAALCEERPGSFTPAEPQTQVDSGSQTLPGPVAGAQPQVNPAAQPRSDSVAQPQAEPTAQPRSDSVAQPQAEPTAQPRSDSVAQPQADFVMQPQLNASVRPQVNLESQPHLDFVAQPQVSPESPGPASGPALSPCDEASSAPSADPPPEAPENPAVPADSEGESPSSVPPEEAPGAGPT from the coding sequence ATGACGATGGCTCAGAGAGGGACAGTGACTTGCCTGGAGGTACACAGCACCCTCTCTCATACTCAGTCCCTCATGATTTCATTGGTTCATCAGGCACCCGCTCCGTGGCCAACAGCACACTGGGGACCTCGGACGGACACTGCTATGGAAGCCAACCTGGGTGCCGCTGGCCACGGGCCCCGCACGGAGCCGGACGATGAAGACGACTACCCCCAGGGTGGCTGGGACACGGTCTTCCTGGTGGCCCTTCTGCTCCTGGGGCTGCCAGCCAATGGGCTCATGGCATGGCTGGCCGGCTCACAGGCCCGGCAGGGAGCGGGCACGCGGCTCGCCCTGCTGCTGCTCAGCCTGGCCCTCTCTGATTTTCTGTTCCTGGCGGCAGCGGCCTTCCAGATCCTGGAGATCCAGCACGGAGGCCACTGGCCGCTGGGGACGGCCGCCTGCCGCTTCTACTACTTCCTGTGGGGTGTGTCCTACTCCTCCGGCCTCTTCCTGCTGGCGGCCCTCAGCGTGGACCGCTGCCTGCTGGCCCTGTGCCCGCGCTGGTACCCTGGGCGCCGCCCGGCCCGCCTGCCCCTCTGGGTCTGCGCCGGGGTCTGGGTGCTGGCCACGCTCTTCAGCGTGCCCTGGCTGGTCTTCCCCGAGGCCGCCGTCTGGTGGTACGACCTGGTCATCTGCCTGGACTTCTGGGACGGCGAGGAGCTGCCGCTGAGGATGCTCGAGATCCTGGGGGGGTTCCTGCCTTTCCTCCTGCTCCTCGTCTGCCACGTGCTCACGCAGGCCGCTGCCTCCCGGacctgccgccgccgccggccgaGGCCCACGGCCTGCCGGGGCTTCGCCCGTGTGGCCAAGGCCATTCTGTCAGCCTACGTGGTCTTGCGGCTGCCCTACCACCTGGCGCAGCTGCTGTACCTGGCCTTCCTGTGGGACGTCTACCCCGGCTACCTGCTCTGGGAAGCGCTGGTCTACTCCGACTACCTGACCCTGCTCAACAGCTGCCTCagtcccttcctctgcctcctggccAGCGCCGACCTCCGGGCCCTGCTGCGCGCCGTCCTCTCCTCCTTCGCGGCAGCTCTCTGTGAAGAACGGCCTGGAAGCTTCACGCCAGCGGAGCCACAGACCCAAGTGGACTCTGGGAGTCAGACTCTTCCTGGGCCAGTGGCTGGGGCCCAGCCCCAGGTGAACCCCGCGGCACAGCCACGGTCGGATTCAGTGGCCCAGCCGCAGGCAGAGCCCACGGCACAGCCACGGTCGGATTCAGTGGCCCAGCCACAGGCAGAGCCCACGGCACAGCCACGGTCGGATTCAGTGGCCCAGCCACAGGCAGATTTTGTGATGCAGCCTCAGCTGAACGCCTCCGTTCGGCCACAGGTGAACCTTGAGTCCCAGCCCCATTTGGACTTTGTGGCCCAGCCACAAGTGAGCCCCGAGAGCCCCGGACCTGCCTCCGGCCCAGCTCTCAGCCCCTGTGATGAAGCGTCTTCTGCCCCATCCGCGGATCCCCCCCCGGAAGCCCCTGAGAACCCAGCGGTGCCTGCTGACTCTGAGGGAGAAAGTCCCAGCAGCGTCCCCCCAGAGGAAGCCCCTGGAGCAGGCCCCACCTGA
- the CORO1B gene encoding coronin-1B, translated as MSFRKVVRQSKFRHVFGQPVKNDQCYEDIRVSRVTWDSTFCAVNPKFLAVIVEASGGGAFLVLPLSKTGRIDKAYPTVCGHTGPVLDIDWCPHNDEVIASGSEDCTVMVWQIPENGLASPLTEPVVVLEGHTKRVGIVTWHPTARNVLLSAGCDNVVLIWNVGTAEELYRLDGLHPDLIYNVSWNRNGSLFCSACKDKGVRIIDPRRGTLVAERERAHEGARPMRAIFLADGKVFTTGFSRMSERQLALWDPENLEEPMALQELDSSNGALLPFYDPDTSVVYVCGKGDSSIRYFEITDEPPYIHFLNTFTSKEPQRGMGSMPKRGLEVSKCEIARFYKLHERKCEPIVMTVPRKSDLFQDDLYPDTAGPEAALEAEEWVSGRDANPILISLREAYVPSKQRDLKVSRRNVLSDSRPAVAPSSARLGASTSAVATHTTAPSGGLAGAGEAGKLEEVMQELRALRALVKEQGERIGRLEEQLGRVENGDA; from the exons ATGTCCTTCCGCAAAGTGGTCCGGCAGAGCAAATTCCGGCATGTGTTCGGACAGCCGGTCAAGAATGACCAGTGCTACGAAGATATTCGAGTGTCCCGTGTCACCTGGGACAGCACCTTCTGCGCAGTCAACCCCAAGTTCCTGGCGGTGATCGTGGAGGCCAGCGGTGGGGGTGCCTTCCTGGTGCTTCCCCTAAGCAAG ACGGGCCGCATCGACAAGGCCTACCCGACGGTGTGTGGACACACGGGACCCGTCCTGGACATCGACTGGTGTCCCCACAATGACGAAGTCATCGCCAGCGGCTCAGAGGACTGTACGGTCATG gtgTGGCAGATCCCGGAGAACGGGCTGGCCTCCCCGCTGACGGAGCCGGTAGTGGTGCTGGAGGGGCACACCAAGCGAGTGGGCATTGTCACCTGGCACCCGACCGCCCGCAACGTGCTACTCAGTGCAG GCTGTGACAACGTGGTGCTCATCTGGAACGTGGGCACGGCGGAGGAACTGTACCGCCTGGACGGCCTGCACCCCGACCTCATCTACAACGTCAGCTGGAACCGCAACGGCAGCCTCTTCTGCTCTGCTTGCAAGGACAAGGGCGTGCGCATCATCGACCCCCGCCGGGGCACCCTGGTGGCG gagagggagagggctcACGAGGGGGCCCGTCCCATGCGGGCCATCTTCCTGGCGGATGGCAAGGTGTTCACCACGGGCTTCAGCCGCATGAGCGAGCGGCAGCTGGCACTGTGGGACCCG GAGAACCTCGAGGAGCCCATGGCCCTGCAGGAGCTGGACTCCAGCAATGGGGCCCTGCTGCCCTTCTATGACCCGGACACCAGCGTGGTCTACGTGTGCGGCAAG GGTGACTCCAGCATCCGGTACTTTGAGATCACGGATGAGCCCCCCTACATCCACTTCCTGAACACGTTTACCAGCAAAGAGCCCCAGAGGGGCATGGGCAGCATGCCTAAGAGGGGCTTGGAGGTCAGCAAGTGTGAGATCGCCCG GTTCTACAAACTGCACGAACGCAAGTGTGAGCCCATTGTCATGACGGTGCCAAGAAAG tcGGACCTCTTCCAGGACGATCTGTACCCTGACACGGCTGGGCCTGAGGCGGCCCTGGAGGCAGAGGAGTGGGTGAGCGGGCGGGATGCCAACCCCATTCTCATCTCCCTGCGGGAGGCCTACGTGCCCAGCAAACAGCGGGACCTGAAGGTCAGCCGGCGCAACGTGTTATCCGATAGCCGGCCTGCCGTGGCCCCCAGCTCGGCCCGCCTAGGAGCCTCCACATCCGCTGTCGCCACTCACACTACCGCCCCCAGCGGCGGCCTCGCCGGAGCCGGG GAGGCTGGGAAGCTGGAGGAGGTGATGCAGGAGCTCCGGGCACTGAGGGCGCTGGTCAAGGAGCAGGGGGAGCGCATTGGCCGCCTGGAAGAACAGCTTGGCCGAGTAGAGAATGGGGACGCTTAG
- the PTPRCAP gene encoding protein tyrosine phosphatase receptor type C-associated protein, with the protein MDLPCALGLGTLLALPGVLCSGSGASDGEGPSSGTVVLLLLLLLLLLATGLALAWRRLSRDSGGYYHPARLGAALWGRTRRLLWASPPGRWLRARVELGSPDEDPEQQQDEQDEEEDYHLVGGLGETQSRDEDQPCGEGPGPRQAAEPTEEARDSNTDGGLGLSSQGPVGSGGSAEALLSDLHAFAGSAAWDDSAEAPEGQGLHVTAL; encoded by the exons ATG GACCTGCCCTGTGCCCTAGGGCTTGGGACACTGCTGGCCCTGCCGGGGGTCCTGTGCTCGGGCAGCGGCGCCTCGGACGGCGAGGGCCCCAGCTCTGGCACGGtcgtgctgctgctgctcctgctgctgctcctgctggcCACCGGCCTGGCGCTGGCCTGGCGCCGCCTCAGCCGCGACTCGGGGGGCTACTACCACCCGGCCCGCCTGGGCGCCGCCCTGTGGGGCCGCACGCGCCGCCTGCTCTGGGCCAGCCCGCCAGGCCGCTGGCTCCGGGCCCGGGTTGAGCTGGGGTCACCCGATGAGGACCCAGAGCAGCAGCAGGACGAGCAGGACGAGGAAGAGGACTACCACCTGGTCGGAGGCCTGGGGGAGACACAGTCCCGGGACGAGGACCAGCCATGCGGAGAGGGGCCCGGCCCACGGCAGGCGGCAGAGCCCACTGAGGAAGCACGTGACAGTAACACCGACGGGGGCCTGGGCCTCAGCTCCCAGGGGCCGGTGGGCTCAGGGGGCAGCGCTGAGGCCCTGCTGAGTGACCTTCACGCCTTTGCTGGCAGCGCGGCCTGGGATGACAGCGCTGAAGCGCCCGAGGGCCAGGGCCTCCATGTCACCGCACTGTAG
- the RPS6KB2 gene encoding ribosomal protein S6 kinase beta-2 isoform X4, with amino-acid sequence MAAVFDLDLETEEGSEGEPEFSPSDVWPHGELRAAGLEPVGHCEEVELTETSVNLGPERIGPHCFELLRVLGKGGYGKVFQVRKVQGTNLGKIYAMKVLRKAKIVRNAKDTAHTRAERNILESVKHPFIVELAYAFQTGGKLYLILECLSGGELFTHLEREGIFLEDTACFYLAEITLALGHLHSQGIIYRDLKPENIMLSSQGHIKLTDFGLCKESIHEGAVTHTFCGTIEYMAPEILVRSGHNRAVDWWSLGALMYDMLTGSPPFTAENRKKTMDKIIKGKLTLPPYLTPDARDLVKKFLKRNPSQRMGGGPGDAADVQGFTYVAPSVLDSSKEGFSFQPKLRSPRRLNSSPRTPVSPLKFSPFEGFRPSPGPLEPTESPLPPLLPPPPPPSSSAPLPIRPPSGTKKSKRGRGRPGR; translated from the exons ATGGCGGCCGTGTTTGACCTGGACCTGGAGACGGAGGAAGGCAGCGAGGGCGAGCCAGAGTTCAGCCCCTCG GACGTGTGGCCCCATGGCGAGTTGAGGGCGGCTGGCCTGGA GCCTGTGGGACACTGCGAGGAGGTGGAGTTAACGGAGACCAGTGTGAACCTGGGCCCCGAGCGCATCGGGCCCCACTGCTTTGAGCTGCTGCGTGTGCTGGGCAAGGGGGGCTATGGCAAG GTGTTCCAAGTTCGAAAGGTGCAGGGCACCAATTTGGGAAAAATATATGCCATGAAAGTCCTGAGGAAG GCCAAAATTGTGCGCAACGCCAAGGACACAGCACACACGCGGGCTGAACGGAACATTCTAGAGTCAGTGAAGCACCCCTTCATTGTGGAACTTGCCTATGCCTTCCAGACCGGTGGCAAACTCTACCTCATCCTCGAGTGCCTCAGTG GCGGTGAGCTCTTCACGCATCTGGAGCGAGAGGGCATCTTCCTGGAAGACACGGCCTG TTTCTACCTGGCAGAGATCACGCTGGCCCTGGGCCATCTGCACTCCCAAGGCATCATCTACCGGGACCTCAAACCTGAGAACATCATGCTCAGCAGCCAGG GCCACATCAAACTGACAGACTTTGGACTCTGCAAGGAGTCGATCCATGAGGGCGCCGTCACCCACACCTTCTGTGGCACCATTGAGTACAT GGCCCCTGAGATTCTGGTGCGCAGTGGCCACAACCGGGCGGTGGACTGGTGGAGCCTGGGGGCCCTGATGTACGACATGCTCACTGGATCG CCACCCTTCACTGCGGAGAACCGGAAGAAAACCATGGACAAGATCATCAAAGGGAAGCTGACACTGCCCCCCTACCTCACCCCGGATGCCCGGGACCTCGTCAAAAAG TTTCTGAAGCGGAATCCCAGCCAACGGATGGGTGGCGGCCCAGGAGACGCTGCTGATGTGCAG GGCTTCACGTACGTGGCACCCTCCGTCCTGGACAGCAGCAAGGAGGGCTTCTCCTTCCAGCCCAAGCTACGCTCCCCCAGGCGCCTGAACAGCAGCCCCCGGACCCCGGTCAG CCCCCTGAAATTCTCACCCTTTGAGGGATTCCGGCCCAGCCCTGGCCCATTGGAGCCCACGGAGTCCCCTCTACCTCCTCTcctgccaccaccaccgccaccctcgagctctgcccccctccccatccgACCCCCCTCAGGGACCAAGAAGTCTAAGAGGGGCCGTGGGCGCCCTGGGCGCTAG
- the RPS6KB2 gene encoding ribosomal protein S6 kinase beta-2 isoform X2 gives MAAVFDLDLETEEGSEGEPEFSPSDVWPHGELRAAGLEPVGHCEEVELTETSVNLGPERIGPHCFELLRVLGKGGYGKVFQVRKVQGTNLGKIYAMKVLRKAKIVRNAKDTAHTRAERNILESVKHPFIVELAYAFQTGGKLYLILECLSGGELFTHLEREGIFLEDTACFYLAEITLALGHLHSQGIIYRDLKPENIMLSSQGHIKLTDFGLCKESIHEGAVTHTFCGTIEYMAPEILVRSGHNRAVDWWSLGALMYDMLTGSPPFTAENRKKTMDKIIKGKLTLPPYLTPDARDLVKKFLKRNPSQRMGGGPGDAADVQRHPFFRHINWDDLLARRVDPPFRPCLSEEDVSQFDIHFTRQTPVDSPDDTALSESANQAFLGFTYVAPSVLDSSKEGFSFQPKLRSPRRLNSSPRTPVSPLKFSPFEGFRPSPGPLEPTESPLPPLLPPPPPPSSSAPLPIRPPSGTKKSKRGRGRPGR, from the exons ATGGCGGCCGTGTTTGACCTGGACCTGGAGACGGAGGAAGGCAGCGAGGGCGAGCCAGAGTTCAGCCCCTCG GACGTGTGGCCCCATGGCGAGTTGAGGGCGGCTGGCCTGGA GCCTGTGGGACACTGCGAGGAGGTGGAGTTAACGGAGACCAGTGTGAACCTGGGCCCCGAGCGCATCGGGCCCCACTGCTTTGAGCTGCTGCGTGTGCTGGGCAAGGGGGGCTATGGCAAG GTGTTCCAAGTTCGAAAGGTGCAGGGCACCAATTTGGGAAAAATATATGCCATGAAAGTCCTGAGGAAG GCCAAAATTGTGCGCAACGCCAAGGACACAGCACACACGCGGGCTGAACGGAACATTCTAGAGTCAGTGAAGCACCCCTTCATTGTGGAACTTGCCTATGCCTTCCAGACCGGTGGCAAACTCTACCTCATCCTCGAGTGCCTCAGTG GCGGTGAGCTCTTCACGCATCTGGAGCGAGAGGGCATCTTCCTGGAAGACACGGCCTG TTTCTACCTGGCAGAGATCACGCTGGCCCTGGGCCATCTGCACTCCCAAGGCATCATCTACCGGGACCTCAAACCTGAGAACATCATGCTCAGCAGCCAGG GCCACATCAAACTGACAGACTTTGGACTCTGCAAGGAGTCGATCCATGAGGGCGCCGTCACCCACACCTTCTGTGGCACCATTGAGTACAT GGCCCCTGAGATTCTGGTGCGCAGTGGCCACAACCGGGCGGTGGACTGGTGGAGCCTGGGGGCCCTGATGTACGACATGCTCACTGGATCG CCACCCTTCACTGCGGAGAACCGGAAGAAAACCATGGACAAGATCATCAAAGGGAAGCTGACACTGCCCCCCTACCTCACCCCGGATGCCCGGGACCTCGTCAAAAAG TTTCTGAAGCGGAATCCCAGCCAACGGATGGGTGGCGGCCCAGGAGACGCTGCTGATGTGCAG AGACACCCCTTCTTCCGACACATTAATTGGGATGACCTCCTGGCTCGCCGCGTAGACCCCCCTTTCAGGCCCTGTCTG TCAGAGGAGGACGTGAGCCAGTTTGACATCCACTTCACACGGCAGACGCCAGTGGACAGTCCAGATGATACGGCCCTCAGTGAGAGCGCCAACCAGGCCTTCCTG GGCTTCACGTACGTGGCACCCTCCGTCCTGGACAGCAGCAAGGAGGGCTTCTCCTTCCAGCCCAAGCTACGCTCCCCCAGGCGCCTGAACAGCAGCCCCCGGACCCCGGTCAG CCCCCTGAAATTCTCACCCTTTGAGGGATTCCGGCCCAGCCCTGGCCCATTGGAGCCCACGGAGTCCCCTCTACCTCCTCTcctgccaccaccaccgccaccctcgagctctgcccccctccccatccgACCCCCCTCAGGGACCAAGAAGTCTAAGAGGGGCCGTGGGCGCCCTGGGCGCTAG
- the RPS6KB2 gene encoding ribosomal protein S6 kinase beta-2 isoform X3: MAAVFDLDLETEEGSEGEPEFSPSVFQVRKVQGTNLGKIYAMKVLRKAKIVRNAKDTAHTRAERNILESVKHPFIVELAYAFQTGGKLYLILECLSGGELFTHLEREGIFLEDTACFYLAEITLALGHLHSQGIIYRDLKPENIMLSSQGHIKLTDFGLCKESIHEGAVTHTFCGTIEYMAPEILVRSGHNRAVDWWSLGALMYDMLTGSPPFTAENRKKTMDKIIKGKLTLPPYLTPDARDLVKKFLKRNPSQRMGGGPGDAADVQRHPFFRHINWDDLLARRVDPPFRPCLQSEEDVSQFDIHFTRQTPVDSPDDTALSESANQAFLGFTYVAPSVLDSSKEGFSFQPKLRSPRRLNSSPRTPVSPLKFSPFEGFRPSPGPLEPTESPLPPLLPPPPPPSSSAPLPIRPPSGTKKSKRGRGRPGR, encoded by the exons ATGGCGGCCGTGTTTGACCTGGACCTGGAGACGGAGGAAGGCAGCGAGGGCGAGCCAGAGTTCAGCCCCTCG GTGTTCCAAGTTCGAAAGGTGCAGGGCACCAATTTGGGAAAAATATATGCCATGAAAGTCCTGAGGAAG GCCAAAATTGTGCGCAACGCCAAGGACACAGCACACACGCGGGCTGAACGGAACATTCTAGAGTCAGTGAAGCACCCCTTCATTGTGGAACTTGCCTATGCCTTCCAGACCGGTGGCAAACTCTACCTCATCCTCGAGTGCCTCAGTG GCGGTGAGCTCTTCACGCATCTGGAGCGAGAGGGCATCTTCCTGGAAGACACGGCCTG TTTCTACCTGGCAGAGATCACGCTGGCCCTGGGCCATCTGCACTCCCAAGGCATCATCTACCGGGACCTCAAACCTGAGAACATCATGCTCAGCAGCCAGG GCCACATCAAACTGACAGACTTTGGACTCTGCAAGGAGTCGATCCATGAGGGCGCCGTCACCCACACCTTCTGTGGCACCATTGAGTACAT GGCCCCTGAGATTCTGGTGCGCAGTGGCCACAACCGGGCGGTGGACTGGTGGAGCCTGGGGGCCCTGATGTACGACATGCTCACTGGATCG CCACCCTTCACTGCGGAGAACCGGAAGAAAACCATGGACAAGATCATCAAAGGGAAGCTGACACTGCCCCCCTACCTCACCCCGGATGCCCGGGACCTCGTCAAAAAG TTTCTGAAGCGGAATCCCAGCCAACGGATGGGTGGCGGCCCAGGAGACGCTGCTGATGTGCAG AGACACCCCTTCTTCCGACACATTAATTGGGATGACCTCCTGGCTCGCCGCGTAGACCCCCCTTTCAGGCCCTGTCTG CAGTCAGAGGAGGACGTGAGCCAGTTTGACATCCACTTCACACGGCAGACGCCAGTGGACAGTCCAGATGATACGGCCCTCAGTGAGAGCGCCAACCAGGCCTTCCTG GGCTTCACGTACGTGGCACCCTCCGTCCTGGACAGCAGCAAGGAGGGCTTCTCCTTCCAGCCCAAGCTACGCTCCCCCAGGCGCCTGAACAGCAGCCCCCGGACCCCGGTCAG CCCCCTGAAATTCTCACCCTTTGAGGGATTCCGGCCCAGCCCTGGCCCATTGGAGCCCACGGAGTCCCCTCTACCTCCTCTcctgccaccaccaccgccaccctcgagctctgcccccctccccatccgACCCCCCTCAGGGACCAAGAAGTCTAAGAGGGGCCGTGGGCGCCCTGGGCGCTAG
- the RPS6KB2 gene encoding ribosomal protein S6 kinase beta-2 isoform X1 — MAAVFDLDLETEEGSEGEPEFSPSDVWPHGELRAAGLEPVGHCEEVELTETSVNLGPERIGPHCFELLRVLGKGGYGKVFQVRKVQGTNLGKIYAMKVLRKAKIVRNAKDTAHTRAERNILESVKHPFIVELAYAFQTGGKLYLILECLSGGELFTHLEREGIFLEDTACFYLAEITLALGHLHSQGIIYRDLKPENIMLSSQGHIKLTDFGLCKESIHEGAVTHTFCGTIEYMAPEILVRSGHNRAVDWWSLGALMYDMLTGSPPFTAENRKKTMDKIIKGKLTLPPYLTPDARDLVKKFLKRNPSQRMGGGPGDAADVQRHPFFRHINWDDLLARRVDPPFRPCLQSEEDVSQFDIHFTRQTPVDSPDDTALSESANQAFLGFTYVAPSVLDSSKEGFSFQPKLRSPRRLNSSPRTPVSPLKFSPFEGFRPSPGPLEPTESPLPPLLPPPPPPSSSAPLPIRPPSGTKKSKRGRGRPGR, encoded by the exons ATGGCGGCCGTGTTTGACCTGGACCTGGAGACGGAGGAAGGCAGCGAGGGCGAGCCAGAGTTCAGCCCCTCG GACGTGTGGCCCCATGGCGAGTTGAGGGCGGCTGGCCTGGA GCCTGTGGGACACTGCGAGGAGGTGGAGTTAACGGAGACCAGTGTGAACCTGGGCCCCGAGCGCATCGGGCCCCACTGCTTTGAGCTGCTGCGTGTGCTGGGCAAGGGGGGCTATGGCAAG GTGTTCCAAGTTCGAAAGGTGCAGGGCACCAATTTGGGAAAAATATATGCCATGAAAGTCCTGAGGAAG GCCAAAATTGTGCGCAACGCCAAGGACACAGCACACACGCGGGCTGAACGGAACATTCTAGAGTCAGTGAAGCACCCCTTCATTGTGGAACTTGCCTATGCCTTCCAGACCGGTGGCAAACTCTACCTCATCCTCGAGTGCCTCAGTG GCGGTGAGCTCTTCACGCATCTGGAGCGAGAGGGCATCTTCCTGGAAGACACGGCCTG TTTCTACCTGGCAGAGATCACGCTGGCCCTGGGCCATCTGCACTCCCAAGGCATCATCTACCGGGACCTCAAACCTGAGAACATCATGCTCAGCAGCCAGG GCCACATCAAACTGACAGACTTTGGACTCTGCAAGGAGTCGATCCATGAGGGCGCCGTCACCCACACCTTCTGTGGCACCATTGAGTACAT GGCCCCTGAGATTCTGGTGCGCAGTGGCCACAACCGGGCGGTGGACTGGTGGAGCCTGGGGGCCCTGATGTACGACATGCTCACTGGATCG CCACCCTTCACTGCGGAGAACCGGAAGAAAACCATGGACAAGATCATCAAAGGGAAGCTGACACTGCCCCCCTACCTCACCCCGGATGCCCGGGACCTCGTCAAAAAG TTTCTGAAGCGGAATCCCAGCCAACGGATGGGTGGCGGCCCAGGAGACGCTGCTGATGTGCAG AGACACCCCTTCTTCCGACACATTAATTGGGATGACCTCCTGGCTCGCCGCGTAGACCCCCCTTTCAGGCCCTGTCTG CAGTCAGAGGAGGACGTGAGCCAGTTTGACATCCACTTCACACGGCAGACGCCAGTGGACAGTCCAGATGATACGGCCCTCAGTGAGAGCGCCAACCAGGCCTTCCTG GGCTTCACGTACGTGGCACCCTCCGTCCTGGACAGCAGCAAGGAGGGCTTCTCCTTCCAGCCCAAGCTACGCTCCCCCAGGCGCCTGAACAGCAGCCCCCGGACCCCGGTCAG CCCCCTGAAATTCTCACCCTTTGAGGGATTCCGGCCCAGCCCTGGCCCATTGGAGCCCACGGAGTCCCCTCTACCTCCTCTcctgccaccaccaccgccaccctcgagctctgcccccctccccatccgACCCCCCTCAGGGACCAAGAAGTCTAAGAGGGGCCGTGGGCGCCCTGGGCGCTAG